The Phycisphaerales bacterium AB-hyl4 genome contains a region encoding:
- a CDS encoding DUF4838 domain-containing protein, with translation MSSHLKGNHTIDNYIAPIATACSMVAAPAPAMTWVDEGEARAVIITADEPYPVAEYAAQELAYHVKLATGVELPIVKESEADRARVSHIYVGQSDAARRHQIDHTALNTEQCVIRTLEGNLFIVGDDGPGHPLDFNNTHAGTLWGVYEVLERTLHVTWLWPGELGVNLPRTDRVTACEWDITLNPHFARRMIRTGLHWLNGNPVLWGELQVGQEAGMAYGSDEALGRYVWDQYIFLRRHRMGRSDDGRPFTEHSFPDWWETYGDAHPEWFQRLPDGEMARQWRTRFGSVYGAPASSWDGRRGPADPGAGSLVSLCVSNKALHREIVNRWMQQREESPGQQIPIQLGENDILALCTCDDCLALDGPQPTLEMYDAMPEYVRGMYTPFDAGRRYAIFWKSVYEMAREVDPDVVVTAFVYLNYFVAPDDVKLHPNIVLAFVPWGGWWFPRDPREQQWLREQWHRWSATGATLYYRPNYTYDGASMPHNYARQMADEMQFTYRNGSIGTDFDTLTGQWAAQGTTLYLLARLHTNPDTPVEQLLEEYYSAFGPAAMHVKAYFDYWEAHTTINRVLKPRAMSHHRANRLHTYLRAAHDLFPPESFGRGEQILAAAAEAVEDYPDQRVKARIHYLQQGLTHARKSAALAAMFDDDQATDAERREAMDNLMVFRRSIEHLHIANLTRSARSEIRSFADRFDFNVSQIPAGVDEP, from the coding sequence ATGAGCTCTCACCTGAAGGGTAATCATACGATTGACAACTATATCGCGCCGATCGCCACCGCATGCAGCATGGTGGCGGCACCCGCCCCTGCCATGACCTGGGTCGACGAGGGGGAGGCTCGGGCTGTCATCATCACCGCCGACGAGCCATATCCTGTAGCCGAGTATGCTGCCCAGGAATTGGCATACCACGTCAAGCTGGCCACCGGCGTCGAACTGCCGATCGTGAAAGAGTCGGAGGCCGACCGTGCACGTGTTTCGCATATCTATGTCGGGCAGTCCGATGCCGCCCGCCGACATCAGATTGATCACACGGCGTTGAATACGGAACAATGTGTCATTCGGACGTTAGAGGGCAATCTGTTCATCGTGGGTGATGACGGCCCGGGGCATCCGCTGGATTTCAACAATACGCACGCCGGAACGCTTTGGGGTGTGTACGAGGTTCTGGAACGTACGCTGCATGTGACGTGGCTGTGGCCGGGCGAACTGGGCGTCAACTTGCCTCGCACGGATCGGGTGACGGCATGCGAGTGGGACATCACCCTGAATCCGCACTTTGCCCGCCGCATGATCCGCACCGGTCTTCATTGGCTAAACGGAAACCCCGTGCTGTGGGGCGAATTACAGGTTGGGCAAGAGGCGGGGATGGCCTACGGTTCAGACGAAGCGTTGGGTCGGTATGTATGGGATCAGTACATCTTTCTTCGACGGCACCGCATGGGGCGCTCGGACGATGGGCGGCCGTTCACAGAACATTCCTTTCCCGACTGGTGGGAAACCTACGGCGATGCGCACCCGGAATGGTTTCAGCGACTGCCCGACGGTGAGATGGCTCGGCAGTGGCGTACGCGGTTCGGATCGGTGTACGGTGCGCCGGCCAGCAGTTGGGACGGCCGTCGCGGCCCTGCCGACCCTGGCGCCGGATCGCTTGTGTCGCTGTGTGTGTCGAACAAGGCGCTTCATCGCGAGATTGTGAACCGCTGGATGCAGCAGCGCGAGGAAAGTCCCGGGCAGCAGATCCCGATACAGCTTGGCGAAAACGACATTCTCGCGTTATGCACATGTGACGACTGCCTGGCTCTGGACGGGCCACAGCCGACGCTCGAAATGTATGACGCCATGCCTGAATATGTGCGCGGCATGTATACGCCTTTTGACGCGGGGCGGCGCTATGCGATATTCTGGAAGAGCGTCTACGAAATGGCACGCGAGGTCGACCCGGATGTTGTCGTGACGGCGTTTGTCTACCTGAATTACTTTGTTGCGCCAGATGACGTGAAACTTCATCCAAACATCGTGCTCGCGTTCGTTCCATGGGGTGGCTGGTGGTTTCCGAGAGATCCGCGTGAACAGCAATGGCTGCGCGAGCAATGGCACAGGTGGTCCGCCACCGGGGCGACGCTGTATTATCGTCCTAATTACACCTACGACGGCGCGTCAATGCCCCACAACTATGCTCGGCAGATGGCTGACGAAATGCAGTTCACTTACCGCAATGGATCGATCGGAACCGACTTCGACACGCTGACCGGCCAGTGGGCGGCACAAGGGACGACGCTCTACCTGTTGGCACGGTTGCACACAAATCCCGACACACCGGTAGAGCAGTTGCTGGAAGAGTACTATTCAGCATTCGGACCCGCGGCGATGCATGTCAAGGCCTACTTCGATTACTGGGAGGCCCACACAACAATCAATCGGGTTTTGAAACCCCGGGCCATGTCGCATCATCGTGCGAACCGGTTGCACACTTATCTTCGGGCGGCCCACGATCTGTTCCCGCCCGAGTCGTTCGGCCGTGGCGAACAGATTCTTGCAGCGGCAGCGGAAGCGGTGGAAGACTATCCGGATCAGCGCGTGAAGGCCCGCATCCACTACCTGCAACAGGGGCTGACGCACGCGCGAAAAAGTGCAGCGCTTGCCGCCATGTTCGACGATGATCAGGCCACGGATGCCGAGCGACGAGAGGCGATGGATAACCTGATGGTTTTCCGTCGCTCCATTGAACACCTACACATTGCCAACCTGACACGGTCGGCCCGCAGCGAAATTCGCAGTTTTGCCGATCGGTTCGACTTCAATGTTTCACAGATACCGGCGGGGGTGGACGAACCCTGA